A single genomic interval of Sagittula sp. P11 harbors:
- a CDS encoding IS3 family transposase (programmed frameshift) gives MPKKRFSDEQIAFALRQAEAGTTVGEICRKMGIAEATFYRWKKVYAGMGVSEIRRLKQLEDENGKLKRLVADLTLDKTMLQDALPKKVVKPVRRREVVRHYQHVFEVSERRACRAMGFGRASHRYQSRRDPAVELRMRLKELAESRVRYGYRRLHILLQREGWQVNHKRLYRLYCEEGLSIRTRSPKRRRACRYRSGRSEADGMNDVWAMDFMSDRLFDEQPFRILTIVDCFTREALVTAARTKFRAYQVIDELDRLARIRGKPRSIRVDNGPEFSGRLLDQWAYLNKVELDFSRPGKPTDNAYIEAFNSRLRQECLNASWFLSMDDARNRINAWRADYNETRPHSSLGNLTPSGFAAQLNETRKVA, from the exons ATGCCGAAGAAACGATTCAGCGACGAACAGATTGCCTTTGCATTGAGGCAGGCGGAAGCCGGGACGACGGTTGGCGAGATCTGTCGAAAGATGGGGATAGCCGAAGCGACGTTCTACCGCTGGAAGAAGGTCTATGCCGGGATGGGGGTATCCGAGATCCGCCGTCTCAAACAGCTCGAGGACGAGAACGGCAAGCTGAAGCGTCTGGTCGCCGATCTGACGCTGGACAAAACCATGCTTCAGGATGCGCTGC CGAAAAAAGTGGTGAAGCCTGTTCGACGTCGCGAGGTTGTCCGACACTATCAGCATGTGTTCGAGGTGTCGGAGCGTCGGGCCTGCAGGGCTATGGGCTTCGGGCGGGCTTCCCACAGATATCAATCCAGGCGCGACCCCGCGGTGGAACTGCGGATGCGCCTGAAGGAACTGGCCGAGAGCCGTGTGCGGTATGGATATCGTCGTTTGCATATCTTGCTGCAGCGCGAAGGCTGGCAGGTAAACCACAAGCGTCTGTATCGCCTCTATTGCGAAGAAGGCCTGTCGATCCGAACGCGCAGCCCCAAGCGACGACGGGCCTGCCGGTATCGATCCGGCCGATCCGAGGCGGACGGCATGAACGATGTTTGGGCGATGGACTTCATGTCGGACCGGCTGTTCGACGAACAACCGTTCCGCATTCTGACTATCGTGGACTGCTTTACGAGAGAAGCTCTCGTGACTGCTGCGAGGACGAAGTTCCGAGCTTACCAGGTCATCGACGAACTGGATCGATTGGCGCGGATCAGGGGCAAGCCCCGAAGCATTCGAGTCGACAACGGCCCCGAGTTCTCTGGTCGGTTGCTGGATCAGTGGGCCTACTTGAACAAGGTCGAGCTCGACTTCTCCCGGCCCGGAAAGCCAACGGACAACGCATATATCGAGGCCTTCAACAGCCGCCTCCGTCAGGAATGCCTCAACGCCTCATGGTTCCTGTCGATGGATGACGCCCGCAACAGGATCAATGCCTGGAGAGCCGACTACAACGAAACCAGGCCGCATTCCTCGCTCGGAAACTTGACGCCGAGCGGATTTG
- a CDS encoding DUF1153 domain-containing protein has protein sequence MSMTMDDSIKRWTAKRKTALVIEIIQGKTTVAEASRSFDLAPSEIEGWVEDAKRGMENSLRANPLDIREQYEKQLKDLQEAYGEAMLELRARKKLQALLDAQDGN, from the coding sequence ATGAGTATGACGATGGACGACAGCATCAAGCGTTGGACGGCGAAGCGTAAGACGGCGCTGGTGATCGAGATCATCCAGGGCAAGACGACGGTTGCGGAGGCGAGCCGGTCGTTTGACCTGGCCCCTTCCGAGATCGAGGGCTGGGTCGAAGACGCGAAGCGGGGGATGGAGAACTCGCTGCGGGCCAATCCGCTCGACATTCGGGAGCAATACGAGAAGCAGCTCAAGGACCTTCAGGAGGCCTACGGCGAGGCCATGCTGGAGCTCCGGGCGCGAAAAAAGTTGCAGGCCCTGCTGGATGCGCAGGACGGGAATTGA
- a CDS encoding IS3 family transposase — MILRIQQGLSAEGITVSIARLCAWFGVPRRTVYYKPVKAAPRIDPRFAEPIKAMIEEEPSFGYRTVAWLLGFNKNTVQRIFRLKGWQVRKRAVGMRPRIQAVPSVATAPNERWSTDIARIWTGRDGWASLALVIDCHTRELLGWHLSRSGKASTASAALEHALIARFGTLGRVEAPFLLRSDNGLVFTSRHFTALVRSYGLKQEFITPHCPQQNGMVERVIRTLKEQCVHRHRFESIQHAARVIGDWITFYNNRRPHQALAMRTPAEAFRLAA; from the coding sequence TTGATCCTTCGCATTCAGCAGGGCCTCAGCGCCGAGGGCATCACGGTGTCGATCGCCAGGCTCTGTGCCTGGTTCGGCGTGCCGCGCCGCACGGTCTACTACAAGCCGGTGAAGGCCGCTCCGCGGATCGATCCGCGCTTCGCCGAGCCGATCAAGGCGATGATCGAGGAGGAGCCCTCCTTCGGCTATCGCACCGTGGCCTGGCTCCTGGGCTTCAACAAGAACACGGTGCAGCGGATCTTCCGGCTCAAGGGCTGGCAGGTCCGGAAGCGGGCCGTCGGCATGCGGCCCCGCATCCAGGCCGTTCCATCCGTCGCCACGGCGCCGAACGAACGCTGGTCCACGGATATCGCCCGCATCTGGACCGGCAGGGATGGCTGGGCCTCGCTCGCGCTCGTGATCGATTGCCATACCCGGGAGTTGCTGGGCTGGCATCTATCGCGCTCCGGCAAGGCAAGCACTGCCAGCGCAGCTCTCGAGCACGCGCTCATCGCCAGGTTCGGCACGCTCGGCCGCGTCGAGGCGCCGTTCCTGCTGAGGTCAGACAACGGTCTGGTCTTCACCAGCCGCCACTTCACGGCGCTGGTCCGAAGCTACGGCCTGAAGCAGGAGTTCATCACGCCCCACTGCCCCCAGCAGAACGGCATGGTCGAGCGCGTCATCCGGACCCTCAAGGAGCAATGCGTTCACCGCCATCGCTTCGAGAGCATCCAGCATGCGGCGCGGGTCATCGGAGACTGGATCACCTTCTACAACAACCGCCGCCCTCATCAGGCGCTTGCCATGCGCACGCCAGCCGAGGCATTCAGATTAGCGGCTTAA